Proteins encoded within one genomic window of Oryza brachyantha chromosome 7, ObraRS2, whole genome shotgun sequence:
- the LOC102706299 gene encoding AAA-ATPase At3g28580-like isoform X1 encodes MEASPAPAWSGSFFNSGVVLSLLAVLWTVLWNNLQGLQLHHLFGRHLNRHARRLAALVDPYLSVTVAEYDGGRMRRSEAYREVQAYLQRATVAAAGGVRHLKAEPAKGADALVLSMGDNEEVADVFRGATVWWFAYSRPPREDGAAGFYWGGRAARADRRFYRLCFLERDRDVVLADYLPHVRREGRAVMVKNRQRKLFTNLAGDSWDDDGRWCDSVWSHVVFEHPKTFETLAMDPAKKKEIMDDLDAFRNGKDYYARVGKAWKRGYLLHGPPGTGKSTMIAAMANYLDYDIYDIELTSVRTNTDLRKLFIETTNKSIIVIEDIDCSLDLTGKRKKKKKKDADEDADKNKDGDKKPGPPEDQDEKKGKENSKVTLSGVLNFIDGLWSACGGERIIVFTTNHVEKLDPALIRRGRMDKHIEMSYCGFEAFKFLAKIYLGVDAHHLFDDVESLLCEVDMTPADVEENLTPKGPGDNADTCLAELVKELEKTKAEKAQAKVGGKGKATAEDADDDDDDTDEDE; translated from the exons ATGgaggcctcgccggcgccggcgtggagCGGCAGCTTCTTCAACAGCGGCGTCGTGCTCAGCCTGCTGGCCGTGCTGTGGACGGTGCTGTGGAACAACCTGCAGGGGCTGCAGCTGCACCACCTGTTCGGCCGCCACCTCAACCGCCacgcgcgccgcctcgccgccctcgtcgATCCCTACCTctccgtcaccgtcgccgagtACGACGGCGGGAGGATGAGGCGGAGCGAGGCGTACAGGGAGGTGCAGGCGTACCTGCAGCGCGCcaccgtggccgccgccggcggggtcAGGCACCTCAAGGCCGAGCCGGCCAAGGGCGCCGACGCGCTCGTGCTCAGCATGGGCGACAACGAGGAGGTCGCCGACGTGTTCCGGGGGGCCACGGTGTGGTGGTTCGCCTACTCGAGGCCGCCgagggaggacggcgccgccgggttCTACTggggcggccgcgccgcccgcgccgaccGCCGGTTCTACCGCCTCTGCTTCCTCGAGCGCGACCGcgacgtcgtcctcgccgactacCTCCCCCACGTCCGCCGCGAGGGCCGCGCCGTCATGGTCAAGAACCGCCAGCGGAAGCTCTTCACCAacctcgccggcgacagcTGGGACGACGACGG CCGGTGGTGCGACAGCGTGTGGAGCCACGTGGTGTTCGAGCACCCCAAGACGTTCGAGACGCTGGCCATGGATCCGGCCAAGAAGAAGGAGATCATGGACGACCTCGACGCGTTCCGGAACGGGAAGGACTACTACGCGCGCGTCGGCAAGGCGTGGAAGAGAGGGTACCTCCTGCACGGCCCGCCCGGCACCGGCAAGTCCACCATgatcgccgccatggccaacTACCTCGACTACGACATCTACGACATCGAGCTCACGTCGGTGCGCACCAACACCGACCTCCGCAAGCTCTTCATCGAGACCACCAACAAGTCCATCATCGTCATCGAGGACATCGACTGCTCCCTCGACCTCACCGGCAAgcgcaagaagaagaagaagaaggacgccgacgaggacgcCGACAAGAACAAGGACGGCGACAAGAAGCCCGGCCCGCCGGAGGACCAGGACGAGAAGAAGGGCAAGGAGAACAGCAAGGTGACGCTCTCCGGCGTGCTCAACTTCATCGACGGGCTCTGgtcggcgtgcggcggcgagcgcatCATCGTCTTCACCACCAACCACGTCGAGAAGCTCGACCCGGCGCTCATCCGCCGCGGCCGCATGGACAAGCACATCGAGATGTCCTACTGCGGCTTCGAGGCCTTCAAGTTCCTCGCCAAGATCTACCTCGGCGTCGACGCCCACCACCTGTTCGACGACGTTGAGTCGCTGCTGTGCGAGGTCGACATGACGCCGGCCGACGTCGAGGAGAACCTGACGCCCAAGGGCCCCGGCGACAACGCCGACACGTGCCTCGCCGAGCTGGTTAAGGAGCTGGAGAAGACCAAGGCCGAGAAGGCGCAGGCGAAGGTCGGAGGGAAGGggaaggcgacggcggaggacgccgacgacgatgacgacgacacTGACGAGGATGAGTAG
- the LOC102706299 gene encoding AAA-ATPase At3g28580-like isoform X2 produces the protein MEASPAPAWSGSFFNSGVVLSLLAVLWTVLWNNLQGLQLHHLFGRHLNRHARRLAALVDPYLSVTVAEYDGGRMRRSEAYREVQAYLQRATVAAAGGVRHLKAEPAKGADALVLSMGDNEEVADVFRGATVWWFAYSRPPREDGAAGFYWGGRAARADRRFYRLCFLERDRDVVLADYLPHVRREGRAVMVKNRQRKLFTNLAGDSWDDDGVWSHVVFEHPKTFETLAMDPAKKKEIMDDLDAFRNGKDYYARVGKAWKRGYLLHGPPGTGKSTMIAAMANYLDYDIYDIELTSVRTNTDLRKLFIETTNKSIIVIEDIDCSLDLTGKRKKKKKKDADEDADKNKDGDKKPGPPEDQDEKKGKENSKVTLSGVLNFIDGLWSACGGERIIVFTTNHVEKLDPALIRRGRMDKHIEMSYCGFEAFKFLAKIYLGVDAHHLFDDVESLLCEVDMTPADVEENLTPKGPGDNADTCLAELVKELEKTKAEKAQAKVGGKGKATAEDADDDDDDTDEDE, from the exons ATGgaggcctcgccggcgccggcgtggagCGGCAGCTTCTTCAACAGCGGCGTCGTGCTCAGCCTGCTGGCCGTGCTGTGGACGGTGCTGTGGAACAACCTGCAGGGGCTGCAGCTGCACCACCTGTTCGGCCGCCACCTCAACCGCCacgcgcgccgcctcgccgccctcgtcgATCCCTACCTctccgtcaccgtcgccgagtACGACGGCGGGAGGATGAGGCGGAGCGAGGCGTACAGGGAGGTGCAGGCGTACCTGCAGCGCGCcaccgtggccgccgccggcggggtcAGGCACCTCAAGGCCGAGCCGGCCAAGGGCGCCGACGCGCTCGTGCTCAGCATGGGCGACAACGAGGAGGTCGCCGACGTGTTCCGGGGGGCCACGGTGTGGTGGTTCGCCTACTCGAGGCCGCCgagggaggacggcgccgccgggttCTACTggggcggccgcgccgcccgcgccgaccGCCGGTTCTACCGCCTCTGCTTCCTCGAGCGCGACCGcgacgtcgtcctcgccgactacCTCCCCCACGTCCGCCGCGAGGGCCGCGCCGTCATGGTCAAGAACCGCCAGCGGAAGCTCTTCACCAacctcgccggcgacagcTGGGACGACGACGG CGTGTGGAGCCACGTGGTGTTCGAGCACCCCAAGACGTTCGAGACGCTGGCCATGGATCCGGCCAAGAAGAAGGAGATCATGGACGACCTCGACGCGTTCCGGAACGGGAAGGACTACTACGCGCGCGTCGGCAAGGCGTGGAAGAGAGGGTACCTCCTGCACGGCCCGCCCGGCACCGGCAAGTCCACCATgatcgccgccatggccaacTACCTCGACTACGACATCTACGACATCGAGCTCACGTCGGTGCGCACCAACACCGACCTCCGCAAGCTCTTCATCGAGACCACCAACAAGTCCATCATCGTCATCGAGGACATCGACTGCTCCCTCGACCTCACCGGCAAgcgcaagaagaagaagaagaaggacgccgacgaggacgcCGACAAGAACAAGGACGGCGACAAGAAGCCCGGCCCGCCGGAGGACCAGGACGAGAAGAAGGGCAAGGAGAACAGCAAGGTGACGCTCTCCGGCGTGCTCAACTTCATCGACGGGCTCTGgtcggcgtgcggcggcgagcgcatCATCGTCTTCACCACCAACCACGTCGAGAAGCTCGACCCGGCGCTCATCCGCCGCGGCCGCATGGACAAGCACATCGAGATGTCCTACTGCGGCTTCGAGGCCTTCAAGTTCCTCGCCAAGATCTACCTCGGCGTCGACGCCCACCACCTGTTCGACGACGTTGAGTCGCTGCTGTGCGAGGTCGACATGACGCCGGCCGACGTCGAGGAGAACCTGACGCCCAAGGGCCCCGGCGACAACGCCGACACGTGCCTCGCCGAGCTGGTTAAGGAGCTGGAGAAGACCAAGGCCGAGAAGGCGCAGGCGAAGGTCGGAGGGAAGGggaaggcgacggcggaggacgccgacgacgatgacgacgacacTGACGAGGATGAGTAG
- the LOC107304588 gene encoding mitochondrial import inner membrane translocase subunit TIM14-1-like, giving the protein MATPLIAGLAVAAAALAGRYSIQAWNAYKARPVVPRLRKFYEGGFQPTMTRREAGLILGVRENAHPEKVKEAHKKVMVANHPDAGGSHYLASKINEAKDILLGKTKGGGSAF; this is encoded by the exons ATG GCCACACCACTCATAGCAGGACTtgcggttgcagcggcggctcTTGCTGGTAGATATAGCATCCAAGCTTGGAATGCTTATAAAGCCAGGCCTGTAGTTCCTAGATTGCGCAAATTCTATGAGGGTGGCTTTCAACCTACGATGACCCGAAGGGAAGCTGGTTTAATCCTTGGTGTCAG GGAAAATGCGCATCCTGAGAAGGTAAAAGAGGCACATAAGAAGGTCATGGTTGCTAACCATCCAGATGCAGGCGGTAGCCATTACCTTGCTTCAAAGATCAATGAGGCCAAGGATATTTTGTTAGGGAAGACAAAAGGAGGGGGGTCAGCCTTTTGA
- the LOC102713478 gene encoding AAA-ATPase At3g28610-like — protein sequence MGVAASIATGNKSAARWRSWSFASMATLLAHFGSLSFFLGPLLAAYAPRRLLLTYFNLFLRRRARRLLNVVDPYITVDIPDCPAAARYYRRYNPVDTRDTPYDEVKAYLSATCASEARELRAEGAAEGDGLVISMRDGQDVADEFEGVTMWWSSVTEQQGQWKTERRCLRLTFHMRHRRLVVDEYLPHVRRGGGELLFSSRRRRLYTNNKMSDYSFDDERAWSYVDFDHPTTFDTLAMEPAKKKEIMDDLDAFRKSRDFYRRTGKPWKRGYLLYGPPGTGKSTMVAAMANYLDYDIYDVELTMVTNNNNLRKLLIETTSKSIILIEDIDCSLDLTGDRAARRPSYSDDQRSSQVTLSGLLNFIDGLWSACGGERIVVFTTNHVDKLDPALIRRGRMDMHIEMSYCGFEAFRTLAKNYLDIDAHPLFSAVGEVLRNVNLTPADVAECLMTARRSGSGDTSCLEICIGELKKRAEERAKEEAEAKAREEAEAKAMAEAEEKEKEKALAEAKAMVEAAAATAAAEPSAAKDST from the coding sequence ATGGGGGTCGCGGCGTCGATAGCCaccggcaacaagtcggcggcgcggtggcggagctGGTCGTTCGCCAGCATGGCCACGCTGCTGGCCCACTTCGGCTCGCTGTCCTTCTTCCTCGGCCCGCTGCTGGCGGCGtacgcgccgcggcggctgctgctgacCTACTTCAACCTCTTCCTCCGCCGGCGGGCGCGGAGGCTGCTCAACGTCGTCGACCCCTACATCACCGTCGACATCCCCGACTgccccgccgcggcgaggtaCTACCGGAGGTACAACCCCGTGGACACCAGGGACACCCCCTACGACGAGGTGAAGGCGTACCTGAGCGCGACGTGCGCGTCGGAGGCGCGGGAGCTGCGCGCcgagggcgcggcggagggggacGGGCTGGTGATCAGCATGCGCGACGGGCAGGACGTCGCCGACGAGTTCGAGGGCGTGACGATGTGGTGGTCGTCGGTGACGGAGCAGCAGGGGCAGTGGAAGACGGAGCGGCGGTGCCTCCGCCTCACGTTCCAcatgcgccaccgccgcctcgtcgtcgacgagtACCTCCCCCACGTCCGCCGCGGGGGCGGCGAGCTGCTCttcagcagccgccgccggcggctctACACCAACAACAAGATGTCGGACTACTCGTTCGACGACGAGAGGGCTTGGAGCTACGTCGACTTCGACCACCCGACGACGTTCGACACGCTGGCCATGGAGCCGGCCAAGAAGAAGGAGATCATGGACGACCTCGACGCGTTCCGGAAGAGCAGGGACTTCTACCGCCGCACCGGCAAGCCGTGGAAGCGCGGGTACCTCCTGTACGGTCCCCCAGGCACCGGCAAGTCCACCATGGTCGCCGCCATGGCTAACTACCTCGACTACGACATCTACGACGTCGAGCTCACCATGGTgaccaacaacaacaacctcCGCAAGCTCCTCATCGAGACGACCAGCAAGTCGATCATCCTCATCGAGGACATCGACTGCTCCCTCGACCTCACCGGCgaccgcgccgcgcggcggccgtcgtACAGCGACGACCAGCGGTCCAGCCAGGTGACGCTCTCCGGCCTCCTCAACTTCATCGACGGGCTCTGgtcggcgtgcggcggcgagcgcatCGTCGTCTTCACCACCAACCACGTCGACAAGCTCGACCCGGCGCTCATCCGCCGCGGCCGCATGGACATGCACATCGAGATGTCCTACTGCGGCTTCGAGGCCTTCAGGACGCTCGCCAAGAACTACCTCGACATCGACGCGCACCCCCTCTTCTCCGCCGTCGGCGAGGTGCTCCGGAACGTCAACCTCACGCCGGCCGACGTCGCCGAGTGCCTCATGACGGCCAGGCGTTCCGGCTCCGGCGACACCTCCTGCCTCGAGATTTGCATCGGTGAGCTCAAGAAGAGGGCGGAGGAGAGGGCAAAGGAGGAGGCCGAAGCAAAGGCGAGAGAGGAGGCCGAGGCCAAGGCAATGGCAGAggccgaggagaaggagaaggagaaggctTTGGCCGAAGCGAAGGCAATGGtggaagccgccgccgccacggcagcggcggagccCAGCGCAGCCAAGGACAGTACGTGA